Within the Vanessa cardui chromosome 6, ilVanCard2.1, whole genome shotgun sequence genome, the region AACCGCACTAAAACTTCGTTCCCGACCATTTGACGTCCGTGTGacgtgcgagcccgtctgggtaggtaccacccactcatcagatattctaccgccaaaccacagtacttagtattattttattccggttcgaatggtgagtgagccagtgttaatGGCGcattagctcccaaggttggtggtgcattagcgatggaatggttaatgtttcttacagcgccattgtctatgggcttCGGTGaccggtggcccatatgctcgtccgacaaccaaTAGCACAAGTGTCATTACGTAACTACGAAACTCCGTGTTGAAATTAGGAATTTTTAGACAGAAAAAGCCAAATCATTGAAAATGACATGTCATTGAATCAAATGAAGATCACTCACGCCACAGACgtctcacatatataaaatgacatCGCCGCATATAATTAGCGTCGATGAAAATTGTCAATTCCTAGACACAACACATAACATAGTTTTATCATTGACTCATGTCACGCTGTCAAAAACGCGACGATTGTTTTAATCTTATCTTCGCTGTACCGAGAATTGATATACTAGCTCCGTCCCGCGGTTCATACGAGATTACAATACAACCAAGTTCATCTCATTAACTCGAGTGCGTCTTCCCTGACTACAATATTCTAGATTAACACTTCACTTTTCTACCTCAGAGTGGGAGGCACTCTCATATTTCAATGGGGCGAGATTTCAACTCGACCGGAAACATCAATTAACGGATTTTTACAGAAAAGGGTATAGCAGATTTACTATAAGGAAATTGCACTAGCGTCAAGTAATAGTAGTATCATAGGACATATGAGTGACAGTAGAGTCActcaataataatagaatacttGCGTGACgacgtaatatttaaaaggttaaaCTAAGAAGTCTGCTAGACCCTTTCTTAAGAAAAACGAAAGACTTCCAATAACCTCCCGAAATCCGAATTTAGATACTCAAGATCTACAGCTCATTAATCTTATCACAGGATAACCGAAAGATTATACatgaaataggctatttgacaatgcgaaaaataaattgtgaattattgtaatcaatgtattttatgagtttaaaaatggttatttactaacgaaaatacttattaaaaattaataaatacttaatgtattcaaaaatccataaataaaaatgcattttttcaaacgttagtcatgtgacacaaaacgctcctgattggccgggcttatgataaagtcactttcttgtaaactttgcttttctactatttgtaccacagattaaaatacagaaaagtgacgtcaccgaccccatttcagcgccatattgtccaagtagcgtttttgctcgctatttaaatatggaatttttcatatgatatttttcggcaaatatgtactagaaaaaaaaacacaactttttctgtgttccttaacttctactaaataatataaaatggattttaaaaatcagtctAATAGCCTGTTAGTAATTATAATGAAGAGTTTTGCTATACTCACAGCGTGTACGGAGTTGGGGTCTGTCAACCAGGCGTTGTACATGGTCTCGACGTACGCTGAGCTCGACCCGTTGAGGAAAGGTTCCGCCGCCGTCGAACTCTTCAATCGATTGGCCTGGACTGTCATGGCTGCAGCCTTTatgcgaaattaaaaaaaatattaaacaaaatgataaataacCATTCGATAGGTCTAATCCCGCAGCTGAGGTAGGGCTTTTCGTTTACATGACCACGCTTCTCCAATTCGTAGCGGTGGTGAGTGGTGATACATACTAACAGCACTTCATACGACACAGATCGCCTCGCGTTTTCCTTCAAAGTCGAGCATAATGAATTATAAGCTAATATAACATGTGAcgggtttgaaccggcaatctgGGACTTAAATTTGTCACTTGTTCCAAAACCCAGAGCTTTCTCGGctctcttatataataataaatattcaagtgaGACATGAAAAGATCAAGGACGAAAATTCGATCAAAATGTAAAAATTGCATATAAAATTTGATTGCATTCttacttgtaaataatattaaaaaaaatactaaataaataaatattctcacATCTGTTGTGTGTGGGTTTagattctaattaaaatatattaatgaacatacggatataattattatttacacatattattgattagtcattatttattattgataagcTTATCAATGTAGAGAGGCTCGTCTCACATtggataacatatttatttagaataattaatagGATGTCGGGTCTAGTAGCAAACAGATTCCTTACTATGAATGAAGAATTACTCGTAGTAACATGATTTTGATATATCACTTGCCTTAATTTTGTCTGTATACCAATATTgcatttgttatataatattgctaTATACTTAGTGTACTGAGCTACGAAATCATAGACTTGATGATGTTGAAGTTTAAGGCCACATTGTATATGAAACAACATACACATAAGTACCATaactaaatattctttttttttaattgtaagaaTGACCACCTGACATGTTATTCCGCCAAAAGcccctatatttaaaaatgataaacgaAAATTCTAGGATTCATACTATCTTCAATTCAGCTTCAAGATAAAACCAAAAACatgatagataatatttatcacactgtttttattaataatctgcaATGGCAATGTCatgagaaattattaaaaaaaataatcatttttaactaACACAATCTTTATCAACTGTGACGTTcacaaaaatatgatattattattgaatggaAAATGTAATTCATTGTTACtctttataaattcaatttttacattttgtgtATTCCtcactaaaaaatattactaacaacaataaaagcaatttgtttttattgaacatACAAGTAAAACCAGACATTTTACTCTTCAATATATTCACACATTTTGTTTCATTCAAATGTCAGATTAGAgaactgtaattttaaattttaataattattatacttggagagaatgttaaataatttttagatattatattttgttttttattgagcTATGTTTTCATATCAAACTATATAGCATTATAAAGACAACATAATCAACTGTTCAAATAAAACCAAGTACATATGTTTATCTTATAACACAAAGTTTTAAGACAAGTAATGATAACCAAATCgttatattgttgttatttgtcTCGCTGTCTCTCTGCATAATCCcataatacaatatttcatcGTTGAGTCACTAGTTACTACCTAGACCaactattttgtaatattagtataaaatacatgatgTTATAGGAACATCTTTAAGCGCACTGTTCCACAAGTACAcagatgataataatattaattatactgaAACTGACTCACCTGTGGTTTGTTGAGAAGCCATGATGCAAATCTCTCTGAATTGCCTATTTTATTTGATGCCTGAAGTATTACTCTTGCACGATgcatgtttgttttttgtttttaaatttattctgtaataaaataatttgttacaaacTTTTTgtctacaataaattaaaattatattcatatgataataaaaagcAACATCGTAAGTAATCTTTGatcaatgttttgtatttttatgcgATGTATTGATTGATATAGAATATACAAAATTCCTAGTAACAGTTATTactcaaagaaaatattaagaatactTCAAAATATTTGGTGCATTGTATACTCATAACAAAAAATAGAACACTCATAACATAAGTACTTTAGAGAGTATTCAAAATTgttgttttacaattaaaatagtaatacaatacatttgtattatacattagttatacagttttatttcattatttttttattcacttttttAATTGTCTTATAATAGCACTTTGACATTTCATAATCTAGATCAttcaatctaaataaatattaaaaaaaaaaccttacacTATTTGAGTAATtgtatgtattgttattatagACTATTCAGACAATATGATAACTTTATAAAACATAGATAACACTTTGAATAACCAAGAAAAGTAGGTTACTGTCACAATCACAATGTCAACGTAACTGGCACACTGACAAGGTATTTTATGTTTTGGCCTTTGCTtcggaatttaaataatatcaccgAAGAAAGTGTTGAGAATACTTAAGTAGATTTGGTAAATGTTGTGGCCAAATATTGCATTTTCTCAATTTGAAGTTTTACTTCTGTGGAACTTATGGTGACAAgtctcattaaatatttaataaagtaatgtgAACTTTTaacattaatgatattaataacaGCTGTCTGTTAACATATGGTTTATTCTTCTACATCTCAGTCCACATGAAAATTACACAATACAAATAGATTAATATTAGAATTAAGTAATCTATGTAACTAAAATTAACCTTGCACAGAAAGTGAAAATCTATTAAAGCAATAatctttaattacatttaaaaattgaaaggcCGAAAATGTGTAGACGAATAGTAGAAACAgttgtcataaaataataacttaaaatcaCTTGCTCATCAGAAATTTCAAGGTTAGGTTATGtagtcaattaaaaaatatatatatcgataaGTTTGTTATCATTGAggaaattattaagatttttaaattgtttattaacaaaaaatatttatcatttttatcaatatgaaCTACACGCCGATACGGTACGTGCCATTTATGACTAAAGTTGCTGCAATAGGTAAGGCTGTTAcatctgttttataatatattgcacGTACCTACCTTTTATAAAACTTTCTTCTAATAAATAGAGATGAATAATCAATACTGAAATCCCGTGATTCAAGGTTACATAACACGCACCTTTCTATTACGTACAAAATGAAATGTTAGCACTGAGACTTCAGCTGAACCTTGTAATTTCCAATAAAAAAgaactgtaaaatatataaaatttcagtttcGTTTTACCTTTGACACTATTTCGAATTGGTActttcgtttttaaattaattttgaaataaatcaaaaaactaCACCAATCATCTTTTACAGCCGTTTCGTGCTTTTTTTCTCCCCCACAGATAAGGACTAATCTTAAAACGACAGCGAGAAACTGTACAAGTGTACAGTGGACGATAACGTAGTGCTGTTAAGTAAGATTCACCTACCATAGACAGCAATCGTTGTAAGAtcaatactttaaatttatgaaattattatgttttggaAAATAACAACTGTTTTATGAATGCAATATTCTTTCTATTCACGCAATATTCCCTTTTTCTcgaataatattagtaaataatcaagttattgtattattatcatGGTAATTTGGTTTCaggtatagtatttatttaacacgGTGGCGCCACTGATTTACATATAACTCTATTAGATAATTGTGAAAATTGTAGTAAATTGATTGACTAACACTATGTATATCAAAACAGCTcagtcaataattatatttgtatttaccaTTAGCAACATACCTGTATCGGCCATAAACTAAGCGTAAAACTTGTATCAGTTTAttagctaaaatattttaatatgtctgTATATGAATTTTCCAgtcttaatgtaaaataatcgtatgtattaaatattgataataattgtaaattataatacatgatcataaatttgttatttatagttatattacaGTACTAAATGTTATTGTCACATTAATTGCTTATGATAATGCAGACTCCGAGGTActtgttttaaaagtaaaacatttttaaggcATCTGATTGTCTTCTAAAGGTCTTAAGttaaattactaatttaaaatatatactcgttgtcgaaaaaaaaattgactatcTATACTCTGAATGATGGACTTTTGTTGTCAGATGTCAACTGTCAATTGTCATTTGTCAGTTGTCAAGAATATCTCCAAAAACTGAACGAAACCTGTTTTTAAAAGAAAGTTATccctgtttttaaatttaattcacatAGTGCTTCTATAAGTGTAtcctgaatataaaattaatagtgcTTTAAAAGACTTAATATTAATCGTGACAATCCATCGATAAATAGACGTTTATTTTTGACTATGTATTTCGACTTTTAACAGTTCTAGCTACACTTACAAAAATGTATTCTCGACTTCTTAAAATACCAAAAGATATATCAGCCGTGCGTAACGTTCAACACATTCGCGAAGTTGCTAAGTCTATTACGCCAGCGACCattcatttacaaaaatatcatagcgattcaaaaaacaataactatgaccgttttcaaaaatattcttataaatacattttatactcATTAGCTGCAGGCGTTGTGGGGTATACGTCTTATAAAATATGGTAAGTTAAGGATGATTTATTATCTAACTGTGGTCTTAGatacattttgttttcataagatttctatattaagaaatatttgattttctatatgtatttatataaagtcgAGGTATTTAGAATATAATCAGCCTAATTGCAGCAGTAAAAATCAATCAAGTTCAATATAATGATTTTGTGTAGGTTGCAATACCAAGTATTTCCAGCTATAACTGCAGCTGAAGACGTTGCTAAAACGGACTCAGAGAATGAAactgaaacaagaaaaaaaagatacagAAAAGAAAAAATTGGATTCAGGGACAGAAAGGTGAATAAAATGttcattatgtttaaaatagtttaatttacctttgatttaaatacttttagttTCTCTGTAAATAGAGATTGTAATTTTTCTttgtgttctattttatttttttattattaagttgttttctttattttgttatgacagataattgaatatgaaaatcGTATGAGAGCTTATTCGACTCCTGACAAAATATTCAGATATTTTGCGACAGTTAAGTTAACATATGGAGAAAATACTGAAGTGTTTATGACACCTGATGACTTTTTGAGAGCTATAACGCCGGGCATGAAGCAGCCTGATGGTATTTTAATGGATTTTGCTATTCTATTTATACTGgttttaattaagcaatttATCAATAAGACAAATGGAtatatccatttttaaatataagaccTAATGTTAAGTGATCAATTCCACCCATAGTCACTGGCAGTCTAAGAAATCTGACCCACTTTATGAtacaaaatatgaaatgttatgtcccttgtgtttgtggttacactggctcactgatcATTTAATCAAGAATAGAGCTAGTGTCACTGATGTAGAATAACTTGTAAGTCACTCATACCCTTTGAGCCCAGGTAACAGATATTGTGTACAGGAAACATTTTgtcataattatgtttttatttgggACGCTGCTGGATAGataattgaatatgaaaacCGAATGCGTCAATACTCGACGCCCGATAAGGTATTTCGTTACTTTGCAACTCTACAAGCTCAACATCACGATCAGCACGAGGTATTCATGACTCCGGATGATTTTCTCCGTTCCATGACACCTGGAGTCAAACAACCAGATGGTAGTATTATTTATGGGTCCTGCTGGTGTAtcctttgatttaatttattaatgtgtctttgaaataacaataattaagtaCAGAAGTGCTTCAATTCTCGTTTGAGTAGCAATGATCTCCTTTTAGTTATTAGAAGATCGATCGGGTTTTAAACCTTTTAGGATTTAAAACCCGAGTCAGGatgtaaaaagttatttgtGATAAAATTCTAGTAGTAAGTTAATAGTGCTACAATCACATGCAGTAAAATGTGTGCAAATTTGTTAATCCTTTCACTCTGTTAAATCATGTTGGATTATAATAAGGCAACAGAAGCAGCCTCTACTACTCaaacattcaataataattaaataagacatGTACACTAAGTCTGTTGAGAATATAGTTCAAGAAGACATCAGTTGCTTAAAgcctttattaatataatgattgTATTCACAGGTTTAGGACTAGATCAGTACAGAAGATATGATCCAAAAGTAAGTGactaattcattttattattctgcAGTATTTAGGCCAATGGCAAGTAACTTTATCACAAGATACTTGCTCGGTCCTTGATGTGTGTACATATATTAACGCCAGTTGTTACTACTTCACTTTATAATGcaattaatcaatatataatatatgctcTATCTAATAATgctcatttcaataataataataatataatagtaattattattatatctataataaaacatgtaacttattgaatttttaataatggattttttttataaaaacattaaactcTCATTAATGGtgataactaattattatactGATATCTGAAAAGTGTTTAAATATAGAGGTTAAACGATTCTAACAACATAGTATCTTTTCTCTCTTTCTCTGGCACGGGCACTATCTTTACACCAGTTTCTTCTTTTCAGAACATGGATGAGGTACTGACTATTCGCCTCTTCTTCACAAATACCTAGCGCTCACtcctttgtaatattattttattaataatacgcaCAGATTTTGATCTCTCGTCCCCACTATGCTGATACAATACTAGCGGCCTGTTTCCGTACCCATCCACAAACTAGACTACACCccttttatttcagtttttatagcatttttaatttgtagatTTTTTCCAGCTTTCTTTACTATTTCTTGAACTCAAAACTttcgattatttaaaattaggagCTTCAAAACTTTAATACTAAGTAGTCTTACGATGTAGCGCGCTTTCTATCTGCCGGTATATGTAATAATAGCGGCGCCTCCGTAGCAGCCTCCGTCAACAGGAACTTATATAgatgtagtatttattttagtagagCATCGGTACTGATCTTTGACCTTTACCAATATTCGTTAGAACATTTATGACCCTCTGGAATGGGAATTAGATGAATAGTATTAGAAaatttttcgtatttattttagaaactaTTTAGGACATAGTTTAATGCGCCTTGCAAGTGAATAACATATAGGTGCTTAGAGTTACTGCACTCGAGAAAAAACATAAGTGAAAAGATTGAATCGCCCCAACAGACCATCAGTCACCGACTCAACCTGGACCTAGACGAGGACTCGATATTCTACAAGCTGGGATCCTCCGGCCTCATCACCTTCAGCGACTACATCTTCCTGCTGACGGTGCTGTCGAGTGAGTGTTTCGACCCACGTATTCTAGCCGTAGTCAAATAAAAACGACCGGTACGTGCGCAAGCAGTttagacaccctcaggacgaactttagttttaatttagttttaatttagagccccgcgctcaacctcagggcaggggacattagttctcgcccgaaagtcaggtgacgctgtgaaggccagtagggccaacagtaatacacaacacacaaaaaaaaaaagcgcAAGCAGTTTAGTCCCTGACGTAAGTGCGATAGACGGCGGCGTCGTAGCCGAACATGTCGAAGTCGACGGCGTATATGTCGAGGAGGCGCTCGAGCATGGGGCGGCGCAGCTGGCCGAAGTAGTGGCGCCGCAGCGCGGCCGTGCGGCGGCCGTCGCGCGAGCGGttggcggcgcggcggcgcgccaGCGCGGGCCCCAGCCCCAGCCGCCGCACCACCGCGGCCGAGTCGCGCGCCAGCGTCTCCACCTTCGCCACCACCGAGAAGTTGACGGCGCACGGCGTGCAGAACCGGTAGTACGGCGCCCAGTGCTCGTCGAACGCGTCCGCGCCCGCCGGGGCGCTCGCTATCAGGTACGCGACGAACTCGTAGAACGTCGGCCCGAACGACTTGATCGGCCCCAGCTCCTTCGTTGCCGCCTGCCGGTGCTCGGCCACGATCTTCCGCGCGAGCTTCCTGTAGTAGGGCGGCGTGATGTTCTCCAGCTTGTCCCGGTACGCCGACAGCAGCCGGACGAAGGGCTCCCGCACGACCAGCAGCGAGACGACCCCGGGCGTCGCTATCGTGTCTCGGAGTTCCTCCTCGCTCGGCCTCGGGAACTTCTTTCGAGCTAGTGTTAAAGGCGTTTGCCTCGTTCGGGCGAGAAATTTCTTGTCGTAGCCggctgtaaaataataaaaaaaaattcatcaattgagaacctcctttaTCGAAGTCGGTTAAAGATAATTAGTTATAGATAATATCTGTAcctaaaatattgaaattgtacAACCACGACGAGCTGGCCGCCTTGAATATGTTGCACCAAACGAGATTGTGGGCGTGATCCACGAAGAACTCCTTGCTGTTTATATTTTGCGTCTGAAGGGATCGCTGTCGGCAGACGTCTTGCACCCGGACGACCCGCTTCTCCAATTCGGTGACAGTCGCGTTGTCGGGCTCGAGCCAGTCGTTGTCGGTCATCTCATCCGATTCGTTATCGTCGCCCAGCGCCGGGCCCTGCAACTGTCAACCCACTAGGTTTGAATATCAAAACGTCAACTGAAAGACAACACGCGAGTACACGGCCCGTTTACCAGCCACTTGGTGTAGTTGTCAGGTATCGACCAGTCCCTCGGCGCCTGGTTGCCGCTGCTCTTTAAGATGGTCATTTTCATGACGACGATGTAGAGCGTCGCCCAAAACAGAAACGTCAATGTTTTCGCGCCGCACCGCAGGCACGGGAAGGCCTTTGTTTTTATCCGCGAACGGAGCCGTTTCGAAGGGAATATCATGTCGCCGCGTCATGTGGTATacgaattgtttttaaatgtttgaaattagTTTAAGTAATACGTAAAATGAAATCAGGCGTTGCTCTTTACTAGAACATGTTCCGCGCCACTGTTTACGCGTTTCGTGTTTCGTTGACCGCGCGACTCGAGGGCCGGGAGAGCGAGTGACGCAGCCTCCGCGCACGGAGCATGAGCGGACTTAATGATTTTGTGATCTCGCCGCCGAGCTTCATTTTTATCTAGAAGCCGATAAATCACTTGGCtgtattgtgtttttatttcagtACTTGTCATAATgagttatgaatttaaattctgAAGCTTagtattttaagaaaatgaaacacaataattac harbors:
- the LOC124530286 gene encoding uncharacterized protein LOC124530286 isoform X3; this translates as MYSRLLKIPKDISAVRNVQHIREVAKSITPATIHLQKYHSDSKNNNYDRFQKYSYKYILYSLAAGVVGYTSYKIWLQYQVFPAITAAEDVAKTDSENETETRKKRYRKEKIGFRDRKIIEYENRMRAYSTPDKIFRYFATVKLTYGENTEVFMTPDDFLRAITPGMKQPDGLGLDQYRRYDPKNMDETISHRLNLDLDEDSIFYKLGSSGLITFSDYIFLLTVLSNGGVVAEHVEVDGVYVEEALEHGAAQLAEVVAPQRGRAAAVARAVGGAAARQRGPQPQPPHHRGRVARQRLHLRHHREVDGARRAEPVVRRPVLVERVRARRGARYQVRDELVERRPERLDRPQLLRCRLPVLGHDLPRELPVVGRRDVLQLVPVRRQQPDEGLPHDQQRDDPGRRYRVSEFLLARPRELLSS